A stretch of the Streptomyces sp. NBC_00078 genome encodes the following:
- a CDS encoding DUF3152 domain-containing protein codes for MGEGRETGGSGAPEAAAGPGRDGASAGSAGYAAPAGPGGAGASTAPRAAGGRRDARDSEGPVPQGQGQGPQGGAGGRRVPGPPSGQQPPAYGAPGRAGGTPGRGAPRPADGTPAHGVPRFADGTPAHGVPRFADGTPAHGVPRFADGTPARGVPLLPDGTPARGVPRLADGTPARGTPQVRGGHPEQREGGGGWGELRQSGVSIPRQRQAPPGGPRQDYVDAFGEDDDVFAPRNAASAHASHPYASVTDRDPGAGVGVSAETDDDPPTGVPAQAKGGKGRTFTGIAAAAVTTVLAVIVAGQVANGREDDAGGTRSATDQARDARGSDSRPSSSPSVATLTYAQAMGEKYPLGATLKGPGRFDAVPGFDKAPGTGQKYTYRVDVEQGLGLDGELFAQAVQKTLNDKRSWAHNGARTFERIHTGKPDFVITLASPGTTAKWCAKSGLDTTEDNVSCDSASTERVMINAYRWAQGSKTYGDQIHAYRQMLINHEVGHRLGHGHVTCSKNGQLAPVMQQQTKFLDHDGIHCLPNPWPYPGS; via the coding sequence ATGGGCGAGGGGCGGGAAACCGGGGGCTCCGGGGCGCCCGAGGCCGCTGCGGGTCCCGGGAGGGACGGGGCTTCCGCCGGTTCTGCGGGATACGCGGCTCCTGCGGGGCCTGGGGGAGCCGGAGCTTCTACGGCGCCCCGGGCTGCCGGGGGGCGTCGTGACGCCCGGGACTCGGAAGGGCCGGTGCCGCAGGGGCAGGGGCAGGGGCCGCAGGGCGGTGCCGGTGGGCGCCGGGTACCCGGGCCGCCGTCCGGGCAGCAGCCCCCGGCGTACGGGGCGCCGGGGAGGGCGGGGGGCACGCCCGGCCGTGGGGCCCCGCGGCCGGCGGACGGGACGCCGGCACATGGGGTGCCGCGGTTTGCGGACGGGACGCCGGCACATGGGGTGCCGCGGTTTGCGGACGGGACGCCGGCACATGGGGTGCCGCGGTTTGCGGACGGTACGCCCGCGCGTGGGGTGCCGCTTCTTCCTGACGGCACACCCGCACGTGGCGTTCCCCGGCTCGCCGACGGCACCCCCGCCCGTGGCACGCCCCAAGTCCGTGGTGGTCACCCCGAGCAGCGTGAAGGCGGCGGCGGGTGGGGCGAGCTGAGGCAGTCAGGCGTCTCCATACCGCGGCAGCGGCAGGCGCCGCCCGGGGGGCCGCGGCAGGACTACGTCGACGCCTTCGGCGAGGACGACGACGTCTTCGCGCCTCGCAACGCCGCCTCCGCACACGCCTCCCACCCGTACGCCTCCGTCACCGACCGGGATCCCGGCGCCGGTGTCGGTGTATCCGCCGAGACCGACGACGACCCGCCGACCGGCGTGCCGGCGCAGGCCAAGGGCGGCAAGGGGCGGACGTTCACCGGAATCGCGGCCGCCGCCGTCACCACGGTGCTCGCCGTGATCGTCGCCGGGCAGGTCGCGAACGGACGCGAAGACGACGCCGGAGGAACGCGGTCGGCCACCGACCAGGCGCGGGACGCCCGGGGCTCGGACTCGCGGCCGTCCTCGTCGCCGAGCGTGGCGACGTTGACCTATGCGCAGGCGATGGGGGAGAAGTACCCGCTCGGCGCGACGCTCAAGGGGCCGGGGAGGTTCGACGCGGTCCCCGGGTTCGACAAGGCGCCGGGCACGGGACAGAAGTACACCTACCGCGTGGACGTGGAGCAGGGGCTCGGGCTCGACGGCGAACTGTTCGCCCAGGCCGTGCAGAAGACGCTCAACGACAAGCGGAGCTGGGCCCACAACGGCGCCCGCACCTTCGAGCGCATCCATACCGGCAAGCCCGACTTCGTGATCACACTCGCCAGCCCCGGGACCACGGCGAAGTGGTGCGCAAAGTCCGGCCTCGACACCACCGAGGACAACGTCTCGTGCGACTCGGCCTCCACCGAGCGCGTGATGATCAACGCCTACCGATGGGCGCAGGGATCCAAGACCTATGGTGATCAAATTCACGCCTACCGGCAGATGCTGATCAATCACGAGGTCGGTCACCGGCTCGGCCACGGCCATGTCACCTGCAGCAAGAACGGCCAGCTCGCGCCGGTCATGCAGCAGCAGACCAAGTTCCTCGACCATGACGGAATCCACTGTCTGCCCAACCCCTGGCCGTATCCCGGGAGTTGA
- a CDS encoding ferritin-like fold-containing protein has protein sequence MTTPDNTSDAPAEHTAVAAQDWDRSSADPQYRAAVVDLLGALAYGELAAFERLAEDAKLAPTLADKAELAKMASAEFHHFERLRDRLAEIGEEPTQAMEPFVAALDGFHKQTAPSDWLEGLVKAYVGDSIASDFYREVAARLDSDSRELVLAVLDDTGHAGFAVEKVRAAIDADPRVGGRLALWARRLMGEALSQSQRVVADRDALSTMLVGGVADGFDLAEVGRMFSRITEAHTKRMAALGLAA, from the coding sequence ATGACGACGCCTGACAACACCTCTGACGCACCCGCCGAGCACACCGCAGTGGCCGCCCAGGACTGGGACCGGTCGTCCGCGGACCCCCAGTACCGCGCCGCGGTCGTCGACCTGCTCGGTGCGCTCGCGTACGGCGAACTCGCGGCATTCGAGCGGCTCGCGGAGGACGCCAAGCTGGCGCCGACGCTGGCCGACAAGGCGGAGCTGGCGAAGATGGCGTCGGCCGAGTTCCACCACTTCGAGAGGCTGCGCGACCGGCTCGCGGAGATCGGCGAGGAGCCCACGCAGGCGATGGAGCCGTTCGTCGCCGCGCTGGACGGCTTCCACAAGCAGACGGCGCCCTCGGACTGGCTGGAGGGGCTGGTCAAGGCGTACGTCGGCGACTCGATCGCCAGTGACTTCTACCGGGAGGTCGCGGCCCGGCTCGACTCGGACTCGCGTGAGCTCGTGCTGGCCGTTCTGGACGACACCGGGCACGCCGGCTTCGCCGTGGAGAAGGTGCGGGCCGCCATCGACGCCGATCCGCGCGTGGGCGGCCGGCTCGCGCTGTGGGCGCGGCGGCTGATGGGCGAGGCACTGTCGCAGTCCCAGCGGGTGGTCGCGGACCGGGACGCGCTGTCGACGATGCTGGTCGGTGGTGTGGCCGACGGGTTCGATCTCGCCGAGGTGGGCCGGATGTTCTCGCGGATCACCGAGGCGCACACGAAGCGGATGGCTGCGCTGGGCCTGGCCGCGTAG
- a CDS encoding alpha/beta fold hydrolase — translation MSSTELPSVPATNVLPKVAPVRVAEGERLRSVGLPGITLTVRSRPPTREGLPPALYVHGLGGSSQNWSALMEQLEGVVDGEAVDLPGFGDSPPPDDGDYSVSGHARAVIRFLDASGRGPVHLFGNSLGGAVTTRVAALRPDLVRTLTLVSPALPEILVQRTAVPTALLALPGVTGLFTRLTREWTAEQRVHGVTALCYGDPGRVSPEGFSNAVEEMERRLQLPYFWDAMTRSARGIVNAYTLGGQHGLWRQAERVLAPTLLVYGGRDQLVGFRMARRAARTFRDSRLLTLPEAGHVAMMEYPETVARAFYELLRDAGELAAGLPSGEPAVKGSASADGGDAVVGDGETAAESTGS, via the coding sequence ATGTCTTCGACCGAGCTGCCGTCCGTGCCGGCAACCAATGTGCTCCCGAAGGTGGCGCCCGTCAGGGTCGCGGAGGGCGAGCGGCTCAGGTCGGTCGGACTGCCGGGGATCACGCTGACGGTGCGGTCGAGACCACCGACGCGCGAGGGGCTGCCGCCCGCGTTGTACGTCCACGGGCTCGGCGGTTCCTCGCAGAACTGGTCGGCGCTGATGGAGCAGCTGGAGGGGGTCGTCGACGGCGAGGCCGTCGACCTGCCCGGATTCGGCGACTCCCCGCCGCCGGACGACGGCGACTACTCGGTCTCCGGGCACGCGCGCGCGGTGATCCGCTTCCTCGACGCGTCCGGCCGTGGGCCGGTGCACCTCTTCGGCAACTCGCTCGGTGGCGCCGTCACCACCCGCGTCGCGGCACTGCGCCCCGACCTCGTACGGACGCTCACGCTCGTGTCGCCGGCACTGCCGGAGATCCTCGTCCAGCGGACGGCGGTACCGACGGCGCTGCTCGCGCTGCCCGGGGTCACCGGCCTGTTCACCCGGCTCACCAGGGAGTGGACCGCGGAGCAGCGGGTCCACGGGGTGACGGCGCTGTGTTACGGCGACCCGGGACGGGTATCGCCGGAGGGTTTCAGCAACGCCGTGGAGGAGATGGAGCGGCGCCTTCAACTGCCGTACTTCTGGGACGCGATGACACGTTCCGCGCGCGGGATCGTGAACGCGTACACGCTGGGCGGCCAGCACGGGCTGTGGCGCCAGGCCGAGCGCGTCCTCGCCCCGACCCTGCTCGTGTACGGCGGCCGGGACCAGCTCGTCGGCTTCCGCATGGCCCGGAGGGCGGCTCGCACCTTCCGCGACTCCCGCCTGCTCACCCTGCCGGAGGCGGGGCACGTGGCGATGATGGAGTACCCGGAGACGGTGGCCCGGGCCTTCTACGAACTTCTCCGCGATGCAGGCGAGTTGGCGGCGGGCCTTCCATCCGGGGAGCCGGCCGTCAAGGGCTCGGCCTCCGCCGACGGCGGTGACGCGGTCGTCGGCGACGGCGAGACCGCTGCCGAGAGCACGGGGAGCTGA
- a CDS encoding TetR/AcrR family transcriptional regulator translates to MTAIEQTEAARPRGTRLPRRARRNQLLGAAQEVFVAQGYHAAAMDDIAERAGVSKPVLYQHFPGKLDLYLALLDQHCESLIGAVREALASTTDNKQRVRATMDAYFAYVEDDGGAFRLVFESDLTNEPAVRERVDKVTTECAEAICEVIAEDTGLSRAESMLLASGLGGLAQVVARSWLHSDRSVPRDQAVQLLTSLAWRGIAGFPLHGTDQHH, encoded by the coding sequence GTGACAGCCATCGAGCAGACAGAGGCAGCACGCCCGCGAGGCACGCGCCTGCCGCGCCGTGCCCGACGGAACCAACTGCTGGGCGCCGCCCAGGAAGTCTTCGTGGCGCAGGGCTACCACGCGGCCGCCATGGACGACATCGCCGAGCGCGCCGGCGTCAGCAAGCCGGTGCTCTACCAGCACTTCCCGGGCAAGCTCGACCTCTATCTCGCCCTGCTGGACCAGCACTGCGAGTCATTGATCGGGGCGGTACGCGAAGCGCTCGCGTCGACGACCGACAACAAGCAGCGCGTACGGGCGACGATGGACGCCTATTTCGCGTACGTCGAGGACGACGGCGGCGCCTTCCGCCTGGTCTTCGAGTCGGACCTGACGAACGAGCCCGCAGTGCGCGAGCGCGTCGACAAGGTCACGACCGAGTGCGCGGAGGCGATCTGCGAGGTCATCGCCGAGGACACCGGCCTCTCGCGCGCGGAGTCGATGCTGCTGGCCTCCGGCCTCGGCGGTCTCGCCCAGGTGGTGGCCCGTTCGTGGCTGCACAGCGACCGCAGCGTGCCGCGCGACCAGGCGGTGCAGTTGCTGACCTCACTGGCCTGGCGCGGAATCGCGGGCTTCCCGCTGCACGGCACCGATCAGCACCACTGA
- a CDS encoding Ms4533A family Cys-rich leader peptide codes for MSTPYASARAAIELALIGVTPLCVADILCR; via the coding sequence ATGTCGACCCCCTACGCCTCCGCACGCGCAGCCATCGAGCTGGCGCTGATCGGCGTGACCCCGCTCTGCGTGGCCGACATCCTCTGTCGCTGA
- a CDS encoding alpha/beta fold hydrolase gives MSRPPSFTPPPGARAYSLRTARGEFAVVDSPVADGVVPKGTALLLPGFTGSKEDFNPLQEALSARGYRTVAVDGRGQYESDGPQDDESAYAQAELAQDVLAQAAALGAPVHLVGHSLGGQIARAAVLLDRAPFLSLTLMASGPAQISVSQQQRVKLLRDALAVMSMADVWEAIQAMEPPEETDTGDLDAGLDDQDDLRRRWLGNKPAQLMATGLQLCVEPDRVADLAAVPLPFHVLSGSRDDTWAVSLLDDMALRLRAHRTIVQNAEHSPNTDNPLETARAFADFWDRAEAR, from the coding sequence ATGAGCAGGCCCCCGAGCTTCACCCCGCCCCCCGGCGCCCGCGCGTACTCGCTGCGTACCGCGCGCGGAGAGTTCGCCGTCGTCGACTCCCCCGTGGCGGACGGAGTCGTGCCCAAGGGGACCGCGCTGTTGCTGCCCGGCTTCACCGGCAGCAAGGAGGACTTCAACCCGCTGCAGGAGGCACTTTCGGCGCGCGGTTACCGGACCGTCGCGGTGGACGGGCGGGGGCAGTACGAGTCCGACGGGCCCCAGGACGACGAATCGGCTTACGCCCAGGCCGAGTTGGCGCAGGACGTGCTCGCCCAGGCCGCCGCCCTCGGCGCCCCCGTGCACCTCGTCGGCCACTCCCTGGGCGGCCAGATCGCGCGGGCCGCCGTCCTGCTGGACCGCGCTCCCTTCCTGTCGCTCACGCTCATGGCCTCCGGCCCGGCCCAGATCTCCGTCTCCCAGCAGCAGCGCGTCAAACTGCTCCGGGACGCGCTCGCCGTGATGAGCATGGCCGACGTGTGGGAAGCGATCCAGGCCATGGAGCCGCCAGAGGAGACCGACACCGGCGACCTGGACGCGGGGCTCGACGACCAGGACGACCTGCGCCGGCGCTGGCTCGGCAACAAGCCCGCCCAGCTCATGGCCACGGGCCTCCAGTTGTGCGTCGAACCGGACCGGGTGGCGGATCTGGCCGCCGTGCCACTGCCGTTCCACGTCCTGTCGGGTTCCCGCGACGACACCTGGGCGGTGTCCCTGCTCGACGACATGGCGCTACGGCTGCGCGCGCACCGCACCATCGTCCAGAACGCCGAACACTCACCGAACACGGACAACCCACTCGAAACGGCCCGCGCTTTCGCGGACTTCTGGGACCGGGCAGAGGCCCGCTAG
- a CDS encoding DEAD/DEAH box helicase has protein sequence MTLPVALSGTDVIGQAKTGTGKTLGFGLPLLERVTVPADVEAGRAKPDDLTDAPQALVVVPTRELCTQVTNDLLTAGKVRNVRVLAIYGGRAYEPQVEALKRGVDVIVGTPGRLLDLAGQKKLNLKHIKALVLDEADEMLDLGFLPDVEKIINMLPPRRQTMLFSATMPGAVIGLARRYMSQPTHIRATSPDDEGATVANTKQHIYRAHNMDKPELVARILQADGRGLAMVFCRTKRTAADLADQLKQRGFAAGAVHGDLGQGAREQALRAFRNGKVDVLVCTDVAARGIDVEGVTHVVNYQSPEDEKTYLHRIGRTGRAGAKGIAITLVDWDDIPRWQLINKALDLGFNDPPETYSTSPHLYEELSIPTGTKGVLPRADRTRAGLDAEELEDLGETGGRGARGGRGRGGRDERGGRDERGGRDERGGRGESRSAERERPDRTPRRRRRTRGGSTADATAAPEISAEVSTEVSAPEEASGPRTLRRRRRTRSGSGSQPVVAAAAAPEAAEAAVTTAEGPALDAAPEAPVTSRRRRTRKSAETTAAEPVVQETPSVTEAPAAVAASEPEAPAATPRRRTRKATTAAQAAVDTAEGTTESAPEPAETTPRRRTRKATAAAEATVDTAEATQAKPRTRTRKTAAATETPVDTAEATEAGPRTRTRKTTAAAEAAVDTAEAVEAKPRTRTRKAAAVAEIPAQAAEEPVAKPRTRTRKATAAAEAAVDTAEATEAKPRTRTRKTAEAASETTEAAAPRRRTRKVAESADVAAAPEATEAKPRRTRKAAAAAEAAVDTAEAVEAKPRTRTRKTAAATETPVDAAEATEAKPRTRTRKATAAAASDTAEETKPRRTRKAAASAVDTAEATEAKPRRTRKAAAAVAAIPAQAAEEPEAKPRTRARKATASAEANADVAEVKPRTRRPRKATAAAEPAES, from the coding sequence ATGACCCTCCCCGTCGCCCTCTCGGGCACGGACGTCATCGGCCAGGCCAAGACCGGCACCGGCAAGACGCTGGGCTTCGGTCTTCCGCTCCTGGAGCGCGTCACCGTCCCCGCGGACGTGGAGGCGGGCCGCGCGAAGCCCGACGACCTCACCGACGCCCCGCAGGCGCTCGTCGTCGTCCCCACCCGCGAGCTGTGCACGCAGGTCACCAACGACCTGCTGACCGCGGGCAAGGTGCGCAACGTACGCGTTCTCGCCATCTACGGCGGCCGGGCCTACGAGCCCCAGGTGGAGGCCCTCAAGCGAGGCGTCGACGTGATCGTCGGCACCCCGGGCCGCCTTCTGGACCTCGCGGGCCAGAAGAAGCTCAACCTCAAGCACATCAAGGCACTCGTCCTCGACGAGGCCGACGAGATGCTCGACCTGGGCTTCCTGCCCGACGTCGAGAAGATCATCAACATGCTGCCGCCCCGCCGCCAGACGATGCTGTTCTCGGCGACCATGCCGGGTGCGGTCATCGGTCTCGCGCGCCGCTACATGTCGCAGCCCACGCACATCCGCGCCACCTCGCCGGACGACGAGGGCGCGACGGTCGCGAACACCAAGCAGCACATCTACCGTGCGCACAACATGGACAAGCCCGAGCTGGTCGCCCGCATACTGCAGGCCGACGGCCGGGGCCTGGCCATGGTCTTCTGCCGTACGAAGCGCACCGCGGCCGACCTCGCCGACCAGCTCAAGCAGCGCGGTTTCGCGGCCGGCGCGGTCCACGGCGACCTCGGCCAGGGTGCCCGCGAGCAGGCGCTGCGCGCCTTCCGCAACGGCAAGGTGGACGTCCTCGTCTGCACCGACGTCGCCGCCCGCGGCATCGACGTCGAGGGCGTGACGCACGTCGTCAACTACCAGTCGCCGGAAGACGAGAAGACGTACCTGCACCGCATCGGCCGTACGGGCCGCGCGGGTGCGAAGGGCATCGCGATCACGCTCGTCGACTGGGACGACATCCCGCGCTGGCAGCTCATCAACAAGGCGCTGGACCTGGGCTTCAACGACCCGCCGGAGACGTACTCCACCTCCCCGCACCTCTACGAGGAGCTGAGCATCCCCACGGGCACCAAGGGTGTCCTGCCGCGTGCCGACCGCACTCGCGCGGGGCTCGACGCGGAGGAGCTCGAAGACCTGGGCGAGACCGGCGGCCGCGGCGCACGCGGTGGCCGCGGTCGCGGTGGCCGGGACGAGCGCGGTGGCCGGGACGAGCGCGGTGGCCGGGACGAGCGAGGGGGCCGGGGTGAGTCCCGGTCCGCCGAGCGTGAGCGCCCGGATCGTACGCCGCGTCGTCGCCGCCGTACGCGCGGCGGGTCGACCGCGGACGCGACGGCCGCTCCTGAGATCTCTGCCGAGGTCTCCACGGAGGTCTCGGCGCCCGAGGAGGCCTCCGGCCCCCGCACCCTGCGTCGCCGTCGCCGCACCCGCAGCGGTTCGGGGTCGCAGCCGGTGGTGGCCGCAGCCGCGGCGCCCGAGGCCGCGGAAGCCGCCGTCACGACGGCGGAAGGCCCTGCCCTGGACGCCGCCCCCGAGGCCCCGGTGACTTCGCGTCGCCGCCGCACCCGCAAGTCCGCGGAGACGACGGCAGCGGAGCCGGTCGTCCAGGAGACGCCGTCGGTCACGGAAGCTCCGGCAGCCGTGGCGGCCTCCGAGCCCGAGGCTCCCGCCGCCACCCCGCGCCGCCGTACCCGCAAGGCGACGACTGCCGCCCAGGCCGCGGTCGACACGGCCGAGGGAACGACCGAGTCCGCCCCGGAGCCGGCCGAGACCACACCGCGCCGCCGCACCCGCAAGGCGACGGCAGCGGCGGAGGCCACGGTCGACACGGCCGAGGCCACGCAGGCCAAGCCGCGCACCCGCACCCGCAAGACGGCCGCCGCCACCGAGACCCCGGTCGACACGGCCGAGGCCACGGAAGCCGGGCCCCGTACCCGTACGCGCAAGACGACGGCTGCCGCCGAGGCCGCCGTCGACACCGCCGAAGCGGTCGAGGCGAAGCCCCGTACCCGGACACGCAAGGCGGCAGCCGTCGCCGAGATCCCGGCGCAGGCCGCCGAGGAGCCCGTGGCCAAGCCGCGCACCCGGACCCGCAAGGCCACGGCTGCGGCGGAGGCCGCGGTCGACACGGCCGAGGCCACCGAGGCCAAGCCGCGCACCCGCACCCGCAAGACGGCTGAGGCCGCCTCGGAAACCACCGAGGCAGCAGCTCCCCGTCGGCGTACGCGCAAGGTCGCCGAGTCCGCCGACGTCGCTGCGGCGCCGGAGGCCACCGAGGCCAAGCCGCGCCGGACGCGCAAGGCGGCGGCTGCGGCGGAAGCCGCGGTCGACACCGCCGAAGCGGTCGAGGCGAAGCCCCGTACCCGCACCCGCAAGACGGCCGCCGCCACCGAGACCCCGGTGGACGCGGCCGAGGCCACGGAAGCCAAGCCGCGTACCCGTACGCGCAAGGCGACGGCGGCTGCCGCCTCGGACACCGCCGAGGAGACCAAGCCTCGCCGCACGCGGAAGGCAGCGGCCTCCGCGGTCGACACGGCCGAGGCCACCGAGGCCAAGCCGCGCCGCACCCGCAAGGCTGCCGCCGCCGTAGCCGCGATCCCGGCGCAGGCCGCGGAGGAGCCCGAGGCCAAGCCCCGCACCCGCGCCCGCAAGGCCACGGCATCCGCCGAGGCCAACGCGGACGTGGCCGAGGTCAAGCCCAGGACGCGCCGTCCGCGGAAGGCCACGGCCGCAGCGGAGCCCGCGGAGAGCTGA
- a CDS encoding DUF3107 domain-containing protein: MEVKIGVQHAPREIVLESGQSAEEVERIVAEALAGKSQLLTLVDEHGRKVLVPAERLAYVELGEPAPRKVGFGAL, encoded by the coding sequence GTGGAGGTCAAGATCGGCGTGCAGCACGCGCCCCGCGAGATCGTTCTGGAGAGCGGTCAGAGTGCCGAGGAGGTCGAGCGGATCGTGGCCGAGGCACTTGCCGGGAAGTCGCAGCTGCTGACCCTCGTGGACGAGCACGGCCGCAAGGTCCTCGTCCCGGCCGAGCGCCTCGCCTACGTCGAGCTCGGCGAGCCGGCCCCGCGCAAGGTGGGCTTCGGAGCGCTGTAG